The window CCGTGGAGGCCGGCTCCGCGTTCGGCGGCTACGCCGCGATGATCATCATCTTCGTGGTCGCCGGGACGGTCGGCCTGTCGGTCCGGCACCGCCGCCGCGACCTCGCCCTGCTCCGGGCGATCGCGGCGACTCCGGGACAGGTGCGGCTGATGATCCTCGGCGAGGTGGGCCTGCTCAGCCTGCTCGCCGCCGTGGTCGGCGTACCCGCCGGTTTGGCCGCCACCGCCTGGACCAGGGACCAGCTCGTGACCCGGGGGTTCGTCCCCGACACCTTCACCCTGCGCGGCGGCGTCCTGTCCGCGCTGGCGGTGACCGTGGCGGTGGCCGCCGTCGCGCTGGTCTCCGCCTGGATCGCCGCGCTGCGTACCACCCGGATCCGGCCCACCGAGGCGCTGGGTGAGGCGGCCGTCGAGCCGGCCCGGGGCGGCCGGACCCGGCTCGTGTCCGGACTGGTGTTCCTGGCCGGTGGGGTGTCCCTGATCGGTCTCACCGGCGCCACCGACGGTCAGGCCGCGATGGGCGCCGCAGTGGGCATGCTGTACACGTTCGTGCTGGCGATCGCGCTCCTCGCGCCGTGGATCAACCAGGCCGCCGCCCGGCTGCTCGCGCCGGTCCTGGGGACCGTCTGGGGCAACAGCGGATACCTTGCCGCCGCGAACCTGCGGGCGAACGCGCGCGGCATGGTCGCCGTGCTGACCGCGCTGGTCCTCTCCGTCGGGTTCGGCGGCACCGTCTGGTTCCTCCAGGACAACCTGGAACGCCAGACGGTGCTCCAGAGCCGTGACGGCACGCTCGCCCAGCAGGCGCTGATCGGCGGCGGCGGTCTGCCCACGTCGGCCGCCGAGCAAGCCCGCCGGATTCCGGGGGTGCTCGCCGCGACCGGGGTACGCCGCACGTCGGTGATCGTGCCCAACACGTTCGAGGCCCAGGCGGTGGTCGCCCAGGGCATCGACCCCCAGGGTGCGGACCAGACCATGGACCTGCGCGTACGGTCGGGAACCCTCGCCGACCTGCGTACCGACACCGTGGCGGTGTCCAGCTCACAGGCGGAGTCCTCGGGCTGGCGGCTCGGCGGCGACGCGCGACTGTGGCTCGGCGACGGCACACCCGTCACCCTGCGGATCGTCGCGATCTACGACCGGGGCTGGGGATTCGGTGACGTCACCCTGAGCACCGAGACGCTCGCCGGCCACACCGTGACCGACCTCGACGACCACGTCCTGATCCGTACCGCACCGGGCGCCGACGTCGGCGCGGCCCTGGCCGACCTCGCCGGTGGATACCCGGCGAGCACCGTGATCGGCACCGACCGGCTCACCAGCGAACTCGCCCGGGACCTGGCGATCAGCGCCTGGCTGAACAAGCTGCTGATCACCGTGCTGGTCGGGTACGCGGTCCTCGCGGCGGCCAACACGTTGAGCATGGCGGCTCTGGCCCGTACCCGCGAGCTGTCCCTGCTGCGGCTGGTCGGGGTGACCCGAGGCCAGGTGAGGCGGATGGTCCACGCCGAACAGGCCGGCCTGCTCGGCGTGGCGATCTCCATCGGCGCGGCGATCGCGGCGGTCACCCTCTCGTCGATCGTCAACGCCGTCGCCGGGCAGCGCATCCCGTACGTGCCGGCCCCCGGCTGGATCACCATCGTCGCCGGCACGGTCACTCTCGCGCTGGTCGCCACGATGCTGCCGATCGGCCGGGTGCTGCGTACGCCGCCGGTCGAGGGGATGGGCATCCGTGAGTAGGCCCCCCGGTCCGTCAGAGGCCGCCGACGCGGGTTCCGCAGGGGCGTACCGGGTCCAGGGTGAAGTCGACCGTCGAGACCAGGCCGGCGGTCACCACCTGCCGCTTGCCCTGCGGCTTCCAGCCGTCCTGGGCGACGATCATGTCGTACCGGCCCCGGGGCAGCCAGATCGCGTACCGGCCCCGGTCGTCGGCGCTCACCGTGTAGCCGGTGCCCGGATCGCTGGCCAGGTTGATCTGCACCGTCGCCGGCACCGGCACCGGGTCGCCCGTACACGGCTGGCCGAGCACGGTGCCCTGGATCTTGCCCCAGCTCGGTGGCGGCGCGACGTTCGTCCGGATCGCCACGGTCGGCGTCGGGTAGGGGACGTCCGCCCGGATCCCGACCGCCGCGGCGTAGCCGCCCGGTTGGTCGACCCCGTTCGCCGGGGTGGCGGTCAGGCCGACCGTCACCACCTTCGACTCGCCCGGTGCCAGGGGGAAGGCGCCCGGCGCCAGGGCCAGCCACGGTACGTCGAGGTTCTCGTCACAGGACTCCAGTCCGCCGAGCCGTTCCGCCTCCCCGGACGGCTCCCACGGTTGCGGCATCCCGCCGAGCTTGTACGCCCCGCACGCACCCGCGCCCCGGTACTGCGCGAACTGCGACGCGGGCAGTTCCCGCCAGCTACCCAGCGCCGGGTTGTACGCGATGGTGCGGTTGGTGATCGCGTCCTGGTCGGCGAGGATCCCACCGTTGATCACCAGCAGCCCGCCGGCGGCGGCGTACTGGGAACCCCAGAGGGCCACCGGTGGTACGGGCAACGGGGTCCAGGCGTC of the Micromonospora sp. NBC_01796 genome contains:
- a CDS encoding FtsX-like permease family protein; this translates as MFGLAAQMLRFRKGSFVATFVALAAGIMILMVCGLLVESGLRYHGLPQRYAGTVAVVAHRDLTVPGPEMFGETEPPTTVALPERGGVPDSLVAAIAAVPGVAGAVGDRSIVATLAASPGLPTAGHGWGSAALAPYRVVSGTPPRSDGEIAVDARLAAGGGLGPGDTTTIITGGSTHEYRVTGVVDTAGTDGPTAALFFTDALAARLDPHPGRVDAIGVLAEPGADRSAVIAAVRRVAADAQAKTYTGVERGLAEQPEAAAARALTVEAGSAFGGYAAMIIIFVVAGTVGLSVRHRRRDLALLRAIAATPGQVRLMILGEVGLLSLLAAVVGVPAGLAATAWTRDQLVTRGFVPDTFTLRGGVLSALAVTVAVAAVALVSAWIAALRTTRIRPTEALGEAAVEPARGGRTRLVSGLVFLAGGVSLIGLTGATDGQAAMGAAVGMLYTFVLAIALLAPWINQAAARLLAPVLGTVWGNSGYLAAANLRANARGMVAVLTALVLSVGFGGTVWFLQDNLERQTVLQSRDGTLAQQALIGGGGLPTSAAEQARRIPGVLAATGVRRTSVIVPNTFEAQAVVAQGIDPQGADQTMDLRVRSGTLADLRTDTVAVSSSQAESSGWRLGGDARLWLGDGTPVTLRIVAIYDRGWGFGDVTLSTETLAGHTVTDLDDHVLIRTAPGADVGAALADLAGGYPASTVIGTDRLTSELARDLAISAWLNKLLITVLVGYAVLAAANTLSMAALARTRELSLLRLVGVTRGQVRRMVHAEQAGLLGVAISIGAAIAAVTLSSIVNAVAGQRIPYVPAPGWITIVAGTVTLALVATMLPIGRVLRTPPVEGMGIRE